The following are from one region of the Microbacterium paraoxydans genome:
- the hrpB gene encoding ATP-dependent helicase HrpB: MTRAAFDLTAIGGGLSFAGALDELSAALDTSGSVVVTAPPGTGKTTLVPPLLASRRTGRVIVTQPRRVAARAAARRLAHLDGSPLGSRVGFTVRGERTVGPDTRVEFVTAGVLLRRMLGDPGLDGVSAVIIDEVHERALETDLLIGLLSEVRELRDDLVVIAMSATLDADRIAAVIGTEEAPAPIIDHDVPAFPFTERWAPGSAPRLDERGVTRGFLDHVASVTATATAELVRDDPEADVLVFAPGAREVSEIARRVRDRNSTFDVRELHGRIPSAEQDAVIRGRAPEAPPRIIVATSVAESSLTVPGVRLVVDSCLARQPQRDAARGMTGLVTTAASRSSCVQRAGRATRQGPGTVIRCVDERTYAAAPARPSPEIATADLTDAALLLACWGAPGGADLRMIEPLRADSLADAVTVLRGLGAIDDDGRATAEGRALARIPTDPRLARALRDGSPAVGSRLAAEVVALLGGDQRTPDADVARALVTLRGGGTAEARRWREDARRLERLVDMTPDTRAGLDGVGLVIALAFPERVARRVEHSGSGATFLLASGSRAGVSGAPAASEWLAVADVARTSSRTAAGSGAVIRAAAALTEEQVERAAGPLMSDRVEAEYVGGRVQARRERRIGAIVRSSVPVRPSASEGRDAVGRALRRDGLGMFTWSDGAEALRRRLALLRRELGDPWPDVSDAGLLESLDVWLAPELDALASGTPASRLDLSSALRRLLPWPEAVHLDALVPERLDVPSGSRVRITYPEPDGDATARPVVAVKLQECFGWAETPRLVDGRVPVLFHLLSPAGRPLAVTDDLASFWSGPYAQVRAEMRGRYPRHPWPEDPWAAVPTKHTKNRAAR; this comes from the coding sequence GTGACCCGCGCTGCCTTCGACCTCACCGCCATCGGCGGCGGTCTGTCTTTCGCGGGCGCCCTCGACGAGCTCTCCGCCGCCCTCGACACGAGCGGATCCGTGGTCGTGACCGCGCCGCCGGGCACGGGCAAGACCACCCTCGTCCCGCCGCTGCTCGCCTCACGCCGCACCGGCCGCGTGATCGTCACCCAACCCCGCCGGGTCGCCGCGCGTGCCGCCGCCCGCCGACTCGCACACCTCGATGGCTCCCCGCTCGGATCCCGGGTGGGCTTCACCGTCCGCGGCGAGCGCACTGTCGGGCCGGACACGAGAGTCGAGTTCGTCACCGCCGGCGTGCTCCTGCGACGGATGCTGGGCGACCCCGGACTCGACGGCGTGAGTGCGGTCATCATCGACGAGGTGCACGAACGGGCCCTCGAGACCGATCTCCTCATCGGCCTGCTCTCCGAGGTTCGCGAGCTGCGAGATGACCTCGTCGTCATCGCCATGTCCGCCACCCTCGACGCCGACCGGATCGCTGCGGTCATCGGCACCGAGGAGGCTCCCGCGCCGATCATCGACCACGACGTCCCGGCGTTTCCTTTCACCGAGCGCTGGGCACCGGGTTCCGCGCCCCGCCTCGATGAACGCGGAGTCACCCGGGGCTTCCTCGACCACGTCGCGAGTGTCACCGCCACCGCCACCGCCGAGCTCGTCCGGGATGATCCCGAAGCGGATGTGCTCGTATTCGCCCCCGGCGCGCGCGAGGTGTCGGAGATCGCTCGACGCGTCCGGGACCGGAACAGCACCTTCGATGTGCGAGAGCTGCACGGCCGGATCCCGTCAGCGGAGCAGGACGCCGTGATCCGTGGTCGTGCGCCGGAGGCCCCGCCCCGCATCATCGTCGCCACCTCGGTCGCCGAGTCTTCTCTCACAGTGCCGGGTGTGCGGCTGGTCGTGGACAGCTGTCTGGCACGGCAGCCGCAGCGTGACGCCGCGCGCGGAATGACGGGCCTGGTCACCACCGCCGCCTCCCGTTCCTCCTGTGTGCAGCGTGCCGGACGCGCCACCCGGCAGGGCCCCGGCACCGTGATCCGCTGTGTGGACGAGCGCACCTATGCTGCCGCTCCCGCGCGGCCATCCCCGGAGATCGCCACGGCCGACCTCACCGACGCCGCCCTCCTGCTCGCCTGCTGGGGCGCCCCGGGCGGTGCCGACCTGCGCATGATCGAACCGCTGCGAGCCGACAGCCTGGCCGATGCTGTCACGGTGCTCCGCGGTCTCGGAGCGATCGACGACGACGGGCGCGCCACGGCAGAGGGCCGTGCCCTGGCACGAATCCCCACCGATCCGCGGTTGGCCAGAGCGCTGCGTGACGGCAGCCCCGCGGTGGGGAGCCGGCTCGCCGCCGAGGTCGTGGCGCTCCTGGGTGGCGATCAGCGCACCCCGGACGCCGACGTCGCCCGCGCTCTCGTCACGTTGCGCGGAGGGGGCACTGCCGAGGCCCGGCGCTGGCGAGAGGACGCGCGTCGTCTGGAACGCCTCGTCGACATGACGCCCGACACGCGCGCGGGTCTCGACGGCGTCGGGCTCGTGATCGCGCTGGCCTTCCCCGAGCGTGTCGCCCGCCGCGTCGAGCACTCGGGATCGGGAGCGACCTTCCTGCTGGCGTCCGGCAGCCGGGCCGGTGTCAGCGGCGCTCCGGCCGCGTCGGAATGGCTCGCCGTGGCCGACGTCGCCCGAACCTCGTCCCGGACGGCAGCCGGCTCCGGTGCGGTCATCCGCGCCGCAGCGGCCCTCACCGAGGAGCAGGTGGAGCGCGCGGCAGGCCCCCTGATGAGCGACCGCGTCGAGGCCGAGTACGTCGGAGGCCGTGTACAGGCCCGCCGCGAACGCCGGATCGGGGCGATCGTGCGCTCATCGGTGCCGGTGCGCCCGTCGGCCTCGGAAGGCCGGGATGCCGTAGGCCGAGCCCTCCGACGCGATGGCCTCGGCATGTTCACGTGGTCCGACGGCGCGGAGGCCCTGCGGCGCCGACTCGCACTGCTGCGACGTGAACTCGGAGACCCCTGGCCCGATGTGTCGGACGCGGGTCTGCTCGAATCGCTCGATGTGTGGCTGGCACCGGAGCTCGACGCTCTCGCCTCCGGCACGCCCGCGAGTCGGCTGGATCTGTCATCGGCGCTGCGTCGTCTGCTGCCCTGGCCCGAGGCCGTGCACCTCGATGCGCTCGTCCCGGAGCGGCTCGACGTGCCCAGCGGCTCCCGGGTACGCATCACCTACCCGGAGCCCGACGGCGACGCGACCGCACGGCCCGTCGTGGCGGTGAAGCTGCAGGAGTGCTTCGGGTGGGCGGAGACTCCCCGGCTGGTGGACGGCCGCGTCCCCGTCCTCTTCCATCTGCTGTCTCCGGCGGGGCGGCCGCTCGCGGTCACGGACGACCTCGCCTCGTTCTGGTCGGGCCCCTATGCGCAGGTGCGCGCCGAGATGCGCGGCCGCTACCCCCGGCACCCCTGGCCCGAGGACCCCTGGGCCGCCGTGCCGACGAAGCACACCAAGAACCGCGCCGCGCGCTGA
- a CDS encoding SPFH domain-containing protein yields MEIAGIVGILIVIGIAVVAAIVVLLILLLFARSWIKVARADEALVISGRKQKVQRAVIGADGTSSSEMSESPVTVIVNGKSLVNPITQRHEIISLRSRQVSLNAEAQSLDNVTLNVDGVAIVKIGSDPLLVRRAAERFASQDKAIEQFTTEQLEGALRGIVATLSVVELMRERKKFSDQIAADVSQELAEQGLILDSFQIKGITDKVGYIQSLGAPEIQAKRQAAEISQTNADRAINQKNIANQEANLVEQTALDTNTANANAGIGRARAEAEQAEQLARAQAEQAVLQQQAENKQAQLDADVKRVADAQRYEAETRAQAELYTRERAAEAAAIEQVKQAEARTRIAEQQAQADKARADGEAAAAIAKATGDADALRAQAEAEAEARRLRANAEAEAIRAEGEARAAAVEAEAKAIASNQDAFLSQRVLEVLPSIMSEFAKGYAAIGSVSIVGGSGEDGASNVVGADSAKALRSVFDSVHSATGLDLAGIIQGQAVGRGFGAGVAEASAPAPAPRTPAPTTPPPPAPPAPDAE; encoded by the coding sequence ATGGAGATCGCCGGAATCGTCGGCATCCTCATCGTCATCGGGATCGCGGTCGTCGCCGCGATCGTCGTCCTGCTGATCCTGCTGCTGTTCGCCCGCAGCTGGATCAAGGTGGCTCGCGCCGACGAAGCGCTCGTCATCTCCGGACGCAAGCAGAAGGTGCAGCGTGCCGTGATCGGCGCCGACGGCACGAGCAGCTCGGAGATGTCGGAATCGCCCGTCACGGTCATCGTGAACGGGAAGTCGCTCGTCAACCCGATCACCCAGCGCCACGAGATCATCTCCCTCCGCTCACGGCAGGTGTCGCTCAACGCCGAGGCCCAGTCGCTCGACAACGTGACGCTCAACGTCGACGGCGTCGCCATCGTCAAGATCGGCTCCGACCCGCTGCTGGTGCGCCGGGCCGCCGAGCGCTTCGCCTCCCAGGACAAGGCAATCGAGCAGTTCACCACCGAGCAGCTCGAGGGCGCCCTGCGCGGCATCGTCGCGACGCTCTCCGTCGTGGAGCTCATGCGGGAGCGCAAGAAGTTCTCCGACCAGATCGCCGCCGACGTCTCCCAGGAGCTCGCCGAACAGGGCCTCATCCTCGACTCCTTCCAGATCAAGGGCATCACCGACAAGGTCGGCTACATCCAGTCCCTCGGTGCCCCGGAGATCCAGGCGAAGCGCCAGGCCGCGGAGATCTCGCAGACCAACGCCGACCGCGCGATCAACCAGAAGAACATCGCCAACCAGGAGGCGAACCTCGTCGAGCAGACCGCCCTCGACACCAACACCGCCAACGCCAACGCGGGCATCGGCCGCGCACGCGCCGAAGCGGAGCAGGCCGAGCAGCTCGCCCGCGCCCAGGCCGAGCAGGCCGTGCTCCAGCAGCAGGCCGAGAACAAGCAGGCGCAGCTCGACGCCGACGTCAAGCGCGTCGCGGACGCGCAGCGGTACGAGGCGGAGACCCGCGCGCAGGCCGAGCTGTACACGCGTGAGCGGGCGGCCGAGGCGGCGGCGATCGAGCAGGTCAAGCAGGCCGAGGCGCGCACCCGCATCGCCGAGCAGCAGGCACAGGCCGACAAGGCGCGCGCCGACGGTGAGGCGGCGGCCGCGATCGCGAAGGCCACCGGTGACGCCGACGCGCTGCGCGCCCAGGCGGAGGCGGAGGCGGAGGCTCGTCGGCTGCGCGCCAATGCCGAGGCCGAGGCGATCCGCGCCGAGGGTGAAGCCCGTGCCGCCGCTGTCGAGGCCGAGGCCAAGGCCATCGCCTCCAACCAGGATGCCTTCCTCTCGCAGCGCGTGCTGGAGGTGCTGCCGTCGATCATGTCGGAGTTCGCGAAGGGCTACGCCGCCATCGGCAGCGTCTCGATCGTCGGCGGATCCGGCGAGGACGGCGCGTCCAACGTCGTCGGTGCCGACAGCGCGAAAGCCCTGCGTTCGGTCTTCGACAGCGTGCACTCCGCGACCGGCCTCGATCTCGCCGGCATCATCCAGGGACAGGCCGTCGGCCGCGGCTTCGGGGCGGGAGTCGCCGAAGCGTCCGCACCGGCCCCCGCGCCGCGCACGCCCGCACCGACCACCCCGCCGCCGCCCGCTCCCCCGGCTCCCGACGCGGAGTAG
- a CDS encoding MarR family winged helix-turn-helix transcriptional regulator, whose product MTDRKLALEAWESLFRAQHELFTEMAADFDTGDITQAEYDVLLTVTRSPEMTARLRDITANMLISQPSVSRLVDRMVTRGLVAKCADPDDGRGALIRATDEGARAFRALATVHGRSIADRMSRLDDEELRLLRDLAEKLRTR is encoded by the coding sequence ATGACCGATCGGAAGCTCGCGCTGGAGGCCTGGGAAAGCCTGTTCCGCGCGCAGCACGAACTGTTCACCGAGATGGCAGCCGACTTCGACACCGGCGACATCACGCAGGCCGAGTACGACGTGCTGCTCACCGTCACGCGCTCGCCGGAGATGACCGCCCGCCTGCGCGACATCACCGCCAACATGCTCATCAGCCAGCCGAGCGTCTCCCGCCTCGTCGACCGCATGGTGACGCGGGGACTGGTCGCGAAGTGCGCCGACCCGGACGACGGCCGCGGCGCCCTGATCCGCGCGACGGACGAGGGCGCCCGGGCCTTCCGTGCGCTCGCGACCGTGCACGGCCGGTCGATCGCCGACCGGATGTCACGCCTCGACGACGAGGAGCTGCGCCTGCTGCGCGACCTCGCGGAGAAGCTCCGCACCCGCTGA
- a CDS encoding preprotein translocase subunit SecA, with product MASKSKRMKARNKRRRHSTGRSSATAVVDPHAKFLMKSSEAMFSLFAEMSADGDFSENVEQAFAERVGELAEVGSRFAPVRLAETARLAFFPLAPEGEVVVHPEGGAFQLELLLLLAVTGRASARSSGQTVRAGEMSRSVQDVRELIDLVTNLGMLRPLASVDRDDPLAWLSFSVQGSEVAMRNSSYPEAAQATVLELLDGNDTVRAGLESSVGFTATDALSVLAACDAIQKRKLNDRGQRVAATHNVIDAGADVDEDQLFGAVGDALMALFEPPVEDCTVGADELAVESGLGQERIERILDFFSFDPGEMTPLEAATRFVQGDNPWRTAPLLRDDSGRVLLLHNAHCATAIKERLEEHLKPLKAWSVYAKHRGDMLEERVLRAMRTIVPTGTYRNGFEFFIPGTEEEAADRVPADYTKRVECDHLVLVDDVAFIIEDKAVAFSALARGGKSTRQRADLRGIITKAAEQAGRVRTAIVRDGGMRVEGEGWVDLGHIREIHTIAVSLDDIPTVFTATADLLQAGLIDLDNVPWTVSLHDLELIADLVDRPAEFLLYLRRRRDPVTTMMYMAPDELDLFLYFYETGLWVEPDPDLVREAFPFLPAPSPGDFRRYRDQGPGIITSRTDALDRWYYSRDHTPRAPKPTMAVTAIVDLVDELERRQCYGWLSIGATLRAGNAADQERLARHPKDLLDNPRPDGRGRSLTVPMTGTVNPEEGWILVWATKPATVDTKRWVTNIRGYLKAKGHQLKIPRVVAFAFDEGTRELFDVLYEGDTGSLDPALMATLRALQPASALQSRLPPEAKKRPGKGPAPK from the coding sequence ATGGCATCGAAGTCGAAGCGGATGAAGGCGCGGAACAAGCGTCGACGGCACTCCACCGGGCGTTCGTCCGCGACGGCAGTCGTGGACCCGCACGCGAAGTTCCTGATGAAGTCCAGCGAGGCGATGTTCTCGTTGTTTGCGGAGATGTCGGCCGACGGTGATTTCTCGGAGAACGTCGAGCAGGCGTTCGCAGAGCGGGTGGGGGAGCTCGCGGAGGTGGGGTCGCGTTTCGCTCCGGTGCGTCTGGCGGAGACGGCCCGTCTGGCGTTTTTCCCGCTGGCACCTGAGGGTGAGGTCGTGGTTCACCCTGAGGGTGGGGCGTTCCAACTTGAGCTGCTTCTGTTGCTGGCAGTCACGGGCCGGGCGTCTGCACGCTCGAGCGGGCAGACGGTCCGTGCGGGGGAGATGAGCCGTTCGGTGCAAGACGTGCGGGAGCTGATCGATCTGGTCACGAATCTGGGCATGCTTCGCCCGCTCGCGAGCGTCGACCGGGACGACCCGCTGGCATGGTTGTCGTTCAGTGTGCAGGGGTCGGAAGTCGCGATGCGCAACTCGTCGTACCCGGAGGCCGCACAGGCGACCGTCCTCGAGCTCCTCGACGGCAACGACACCGTCCGTGCGGGCTTGGAGTCCAGCGTCGGTTTCACCGCAACCGACGCGTTGAGTGTCCTTGCGGCGTGCGATGCGATCCAGAAACGCAAGTTGAACGACCGGGGACAGCGCGTCGCTGCCACCCACAACGTGATCGATGCCGGCGCGGATGTTGATGAGGATCAGCTGTTCGGTGCTGTCGGGGATGCGCTGATGGCGCTGTTCGAACCGCCCGTCGAGGACTGCACGGTCGGGGCCGACGAGCTGGCCGTGGAGAGCGGGCTCGGGCAGGAGCGCATCGAACGTATCCTCGATTTCTTCTCCTTCGATCCCGGCGAGATGACTCCGTTGGAAGCCGCGACGAGGTTTGTTCAGGGAGACAACCCCTGGCGCACGGCGCCCCTGCTCCGAGACGACTCCGGACGGGTGCTGCTGCTGCACAACGCCCACTGTGCGACTGCGATCAAGGAACGGCTGGAGGAGCACCTCAAACCCTTGAAGGCGTGGAGCGTGTACGCGAAGCATCGCGGCGACATGTTGGAGGAGCGGGTCTTGCGGGCGATGCGCACGATCGTTCCGACCGGGACGTATCGGAACGGGTTTGAGTTCTTCATTCCCGGCACGGAGGAAGAGGCCGCCGATCGGGTGCCCGCTGACTACACGAAGCGGGTGGAGTGCGACCACCTGGTCCTGGTCGACGATGTCGCGTTCATCATCGAGGACAAGGCGGTCGCTTTCAGCGCGCTCGCGCGCGGCGGGAAGAGCACCCGTCAACGGGCAGACCTGAGGGGGATCATCACCAAGGCTGCTGAGCAGGCGGGTCGTGTCCGCACCGCGATCGTCCGCGACGGTGGCATGCGGGTGGAGGGTGAGGGGTGGGTGGATCTCGGGCATATCCGAGAGATCCACACCATCGCTGTCAGCCTCGACGACATTCCCACGGTGTTCACCGCGACAGCGGACCTGCTGCAGGCGGGACTCATCGACTTGGATAACGTGCCCTGGACGGTGTCCTTGCACGACTTGGAGTTGATCGCTGATCTCGTCGATCGGCCGGCCGAGTTCCTCCTCTACCTGCGGCGGCGGCGCGACCCGGTCACGACGATGATGTACATGGCGCCGGACGAGTTGGACCTGTTCCTGTACTTCTACGAGACGGGTCTGTGGGTCGAACCGGATCCGGATCTTGTGCGGGAGGCGTTTCCGTTCCTGCCCGCCCCATCTCCGGGCGACTTTCGTCGTTACCGCGACCAGGGCCCTGGAATAATCACGAGCAGAACGGATGCGTTGGACCGCTGGTACTACAGCCGGGACCATACGCCGCGGGCGCCGAAGCCGACGATGGCCGTCACGGCGATCGTCGACCTGGTCGACGAGCTCGAGCGGCGACAGTGCTACGGGTGGTTGAGTATCGGCGCGACCCTTCGCGCGGGAAACGCCGCTGACCAGGAACGGCTCGCCCGTCACCCGAAAGACCTTCTCGATAACCCTCGTCCCGACGGGCGGGGACGGTCGTTGACTGTCCCGATGACCGGGACGGTGAACCCCGAAGAGGGGTGGATTCTGGTGTGGGCGACTAAGCCTGCAACGGTCGACACGAAGCGGTGGGTCACGAATATCCGCGGCTATCTGAAAGCCAAGGGACACCAGCTGAAGATCCCTCGGGTTGTCGCGTTCGCCTTCGACGAAGGGACACGCGAGCTGTTTGATGTGCTTTACGAGGGAGACACGGGCTCGCTCGATCCCGCTTTGATGGCGACGCTACGAGCGCTCCAGCCCGCCAGCGCCCTGCAATCGCGTCTTCCACCGGAAGCGAAGAAACGCCCGGGCAAAGGACCCGCGCCGAAGTGA